In the genome of Notamacropus eugenii isolate mMacEug1 chromosome 5, mMacEug1.pri_v2, whole genome shotgun sequence, one region contains:
- the HOXD1 gene encoding homeobox protein Hox-D1 yields the protein MNSYLEYISCGEVLTFSPKFCRSDPRPAALQPAFPLGGEGAFVSCLPVAAAGARPVPSAPAQPQPQPPTPTPPPPQLPQPPAPSRAPGPPTFAQCTLEGAYEAGAAPAAHYSFLPQGSAYDFAGGLGPTTEDGVAGQVHYATSAVFSGGGSFILSGQVDYGAFAEPSAFPQGLKEQGDGPAGGFQAVSPAPGSYPKSVSPASGLPTALSTFEWMKVKRNAPKKSKLSEYGVHSSSSTIRTNFSTKQLTELEKEFHFNKYLTRARRIEIAHSLQLNDTQVKIWFQNRRMKQKKREREGLLANTSPVTSLQLSVSGMSPAKSGKNAESPAPSKDSS from the exons ATGAATTCGTACCTGGAGTACATCTCGTGCGGAGAGGTGCTCACCTTCTCCCCCAAGTTCTGCCGCTCGGATCCCCGGCCAGCGGCTCTGCAGCCTGCCTTTCCCCTGGGCGGGGAGGGCGCCTTTGTCAGCTGCCTGCCCGTCGCCGCGGCTGGGGCTCGGCCGGTGCCTTCTGCCCCGGCGCAGCCTCAACCCCAGCCTCCGACGCCAACGCCGCCCCCGCCGCAGCTGCCACAGCCCCCAGCCCCGTCCAGGGCCCCCGGCCCGCCTACGTTTGCTCAGTGCACCCTCGAAGGCGCCTACGAGGCCGGCGCCGCACCTGCCGCACACTACAGCTTTCTGCCACAGGGCTCCGCATACGACTTTGCCGGCGGCCTAGGGCCCACGACCGAAGACGGCGTGGCCGGCCAAGTTCACTACGCCACTTCGGCCGTCTTTTCGGGCGGCGGCTCTTTCATTCTCAGCGGCCAAGTGGACTACGGCGCCTTCGCAGAGCCCAGCGCCTTCCCACAGGGTCTTAAGGAGCAAGGCGACGGTCCCGCCGGGGGCTTCCAGGCTGTCTCCCCAGCGCCGGGCTCCTACCCTAAGTCCGTCTCTCCGGCCTCGGGGCTTCCCACAGCCCTCAGCACTTTTGAATGGATGAAAGTGAAAAGAAACGCCCCCAAGAAAA GCAAACTCTCCGAGTATGGAGTACACAGCTCCTCAAGCACAATACGCACAAATTTCAGCACCAAGCAACTTACTGAACTGGAAAAAGAGTTTCATTTCAATAAGTACTTAACCCGGGCCCGTCGCATAGAAATAGCCCACTCTCTGCAGCTGAATGACACTCAAGTCAAAATCTGGTTCCAGAACCGAAgaatgaaacagaagaaaagggaaagagagggattATTGGCCAACACATCACCTGTAACATCTCTTCAGCTTTCTGTCTCAGGTATGAGCCCTGCAAAGTCTGGCAAGAATGCAGAGAGCCCTGCTCCCTCCAAAGACTCTTCTTAA